A genomic stretch from Helianthus annuus cultivar XRQ/B chromosome 1, HanXRQr2.0-SUNRISE, whole genome shotgun sequence includes:
- the LOC118491552 gene encoding zinc finger MYM-type protein 1-like translates to MEIGWNIVSKRIECIAYIVTYSKKVDKKMHLRVRGYNVGTGKKKDSKLMLVNAIVFTTGRFKKEKNYLKKPNLYMRICEGAIYGVVHVMETTALSLKSAIDELFAHRNLSLGRVRGQGYDGASNMSGEFNGLKTLILKENSSAYYVHCFAHQLQLVVVALANKHLEICRFFKEITDLINVVGASCKRIDLLRESQRELLALNPEVVIGSGNSQEMALTRPGDTRWSSHEKTLLRLLTLYPCVIEMLEYIETSAWEPIHKTQANGLQLYMKSFKFVFYLHLMKHILGVTNLLCVALQRKNQDILNAVELVRSTKEELQRYRLEGFDSLLKDVTSFCDKYDIEMINMEDEYVDPKNRRRKTNITNRHHFVVNNFNTVLDMQIQELGNRFNEVTTNLLTCMSSLSPRDNFSSFNKLNLLKLAEMYPYDFTFDEKDKLIDELGHYISNMKKDSRFDNLNGVSDLAKRMVETRKHIEYQLVYRLIKLSLVLPVATASVERSFSSMKLVKTELRNKMGDGYMNDSCICYIEKEFLQKVSVESVMQRFQKMKTRRQQL, encoded by the exons ATGGAAATTGGTTGGAATATAGTGTCAAAGCGGATAGAGTGTATTGCTTATATTGTTACTTATTCGAAGAAAGTGGACAAAAAGATGCATTTGCGAGTGAGGGGGTACAATGTTGGCACAGGAAAGAAGAAAGATTCGAAACTCATGTTGGTAAATGCAATAGTTTTCACAACAGGGCGGTTCAAAAAGGAGAAGAATTACTTAAAGAAGCCCAATCTATACATGCG GATTTGTGAAGGAGCGATATATGGTGTAGTTCATGTTATGGAAACAACCGCTTTATCTCTTAAATCTGCAATTGATGAATTATTTGCTCATCGCAATTTGAGCTTGGGTAGGGTTAGAGGCCAAGGATATGACGGTGCAAGCAACATGTCCGGTGAGTTTAATGGTTTgaaaactttgattttgaaagaaaattcttCGGCATATTATGTTCATTGTTTTGCCCACCAACTTCAACTTGTTGTTGTGGCCCTTGCAAACAAGCATCTTGAAATTTGTAGATTTTTTAAGGAAATAACAGATTTAATAAATGTTGTTGGTGCATCGTGCAAACGAATAGATTTGCTAAGAGAAAGTCAAAGAGAGCTTTTGGCATTGAATCCGGAAGTTGTAATCGGAAGTGGAAATAGTCAAGAAATGGCACTTACAAGGCCCGGAGATACACGTTGGAGCTCTCACGAAAAAACACTTCTTCGGTTGCTTACCTTATATCCTTGTGTTATTGAAATGCTTGAATATATAGAAACTTCGGCATGGGAACCAATTCACAAAACTCAAGCAAATGGACTTCAGTTATACATGAAAAGTTTCAAGTTTGTATTTTATTTACATTTGATGAAACATATCTTGGGAGTTACTAACTTATTGTGTGTCGCTCTTCAAAGAAAGAATCAAGATATTTTGAATGCAGTTGAGCTAGTTAGATCAACCAAAGAAGAATTACAAAGGTATCGACTTGAAGGCTTTGACTCACTTTTAAAAGATGTTACATCCTTTTGTGACAAGTATGATATTGAGATGATTAACATGGAAGATGAGTATGTTGACCCGAAAAACAGAAGAAGAAAGACCAACATCACCAATCGTCATCATTTTGTGGTCAATAATTTCAACACGGTTCTCGACATGCAAATTCAAGAGCTTGGAAACCGTTTTAACGAGGTAACCACTAACTTGCTTACGTGTATGAGTTCTTTGAGCCCGCGTGATAATTTTAGTTCCTTTAATAAACTAAATTTGCTAAAGTTGGCCGAAATGTATCCGTATGATTTTACTTTTGATGAAAAAGATAAGCTTATCGATGAACTCGGTCACTACATTTCTAATATGAAAAAAGATAGTCGGTTTGATAACCTGAATGGGGTTAGTGATCTTGCCAAAAGGATGGTGGAAACAAGGAAACACATTGAGTATCAGTTGGTCTATCGTTTAATAAAGTTGTCACTAGTTTTACCGGTTGCAACGGCTAGTGTTGAAAGGAGTTTTTCTTCAATGAAGCTTGTGAAGACAGAATTACGTAATAAGATGGGTGATGGATACATGAACGATTCTTGCATTTGTTACATTGAAAAGGAGTTCTTACAAAAAGTTTCCGTTGAGAGTGTAATGCAACGttttcaaaagatgaaaactcGTCGTCAACAACTTTag
- the LOC118491555 gene encoding glutathione S-transferase T3-like, protein MGQAQFESQPPTSPVRLVDDEEVVPIRHLKISSAKKNKGKAVETVVETKGDSKPKARPWTKLEEEALAMAWVKSSTCPIIGNNQTGSGFWKVIMEKFNAIMEQGPMRDVDSVSGKWRKMIKVINRFSGIYNQYYTNPPSGNEEDILNLALAKWDDKNTTPFQHLRAWNVLKKENKWKPIPNEVFAVHESGRPPGRDKAKKEAVEKRKAGGSNQPSSGAVSKMDELISKFRSFKELTTEKYSYMKNLSADHARAEDFRIMRLDLDSVPEDEREVYRRMKEKVKKKWAS, encoded by the exons ATGGGTCAAGCGCAATTCGAATCCCAACCGCCAACATCGCCGGTTCGACTTGTAGATGATGAAGAAGTCGTCCCGATTCGCCACCTCAAAATCTCAAGCGCAAAAAAAAATAAGGGGAAGGCGGTTGAAACCGTAGTCGAAACCAAAGGCGATTCGAAACCAAAGGCGAGACCTTGGACAAAATTAGAGGAGGAGGCGCTAGCAATGGCGTGGGTTAAGTCCTCAACTTGCCCGATTATCG ggAACAACCAAACGGGTAGTGGTTTTTGGAAGGTGATAATGGAGAAATTTAACGCGATTATGGAGCAAGGCCCGATGCGCGATGTCGATTCCGTCTCTGGTAAGTGGCGTAAAATGATCAAGGTCATCAACCGCTTTAGCGGTATTTATAACCAATATTACACTAATCCTCCTAGTGGGAACGAGGAGGACATTCTCAACCTTGCTTTGGCTAAGTGGGATGATAAGAATACAACTCCTTTCCAACACCTCCGAGCATGGAACGTTttaaagaaagaaaacaaatggaAGCCTATTCCAAACGAG GTGTTTGCCGTTCACGAGTCGGGACGTCCCCCTGGAAGGGACAAAGCAAAAAAAGAGGCGGTCGAAAAGAGAAAAGCGGGCGGCTCGAACCAACCGTCTTCCGGGGCCGTTTCGAAAATGGACGAGTTGATATCCAAATTCCGTTCGTTCAAAGAGCTCACGACGGAAAAATATAGTTATATGAAAAACTTATCGGCCGACCATGCTCGAGCGGAGGATTTTAGGATTATGAGGTTGGATCTCGACTCGGTTCCGGAGGATGAACGCGAGGTTTACCGGAGGATGAAAGAGAAAGTTAAGAAAAAATGGGCGTCGTAG